The proteins below come from a single Sphingomicrobium sediminis genomic window:
- a CDS encoding bifunctional folylpolyglutamate synthase/dihydrofolate synthase, translated as MADGARSDDPAVQHQLDRLMALGHGGDRQALEVMRGLMAALGNPQDRLPPVLHVAGTNGKGSTIAFVRAALAAAGKSVHAYTSPHLVRFNERIRLGGDLIDDAALAPLLEEVLDTAEQAGVAPSFFEATTAAAFLAFSRQPSDALLLEVGMGGRLDATNLVSAPVATGIAAIGRDHQRFLGNELTAIASEKAGIAKKGVPLVVQAQADGAVVARIAEIAHQKGSRLLLQGRDWNVAPRDVGGWTYTDRHGDLALPDPKLSGRHQLDNAGLAIAMLRHADGFDLPDAAFEAAMGWAEWPARLQRIGQGRLREQLGDVTLLLDGAHNPEAAQAVARAVTGKVHLVMGLLANRDPMALLTPFARRLQSFTALPVTGHEHHDPQALAAMVDGTDSKAVPDFAAAFKRLASIVQPGDTVLVMGSLYLAGRFLDENGTPPN; from the coding sequence ATGGCTGACGGCGCGCGGTCGGACGATCCCGCCGTCCAGCACCAACTCGACCGATTGATGGCGCTCGGCCATGGCGGCGACCGCCAGGCCTTGGAAGTCATGCGCGGTCTGATGGCTGCGCTCGGCAATCCGCAGGACCGCCTGCCACCCGTCCTCCATGTCGCTGGGACCAACGGGAAGGGCTCGACCATCGCCTTCGTGCGCGCCGCGCTCGCGGCAGCGGGCAAGTCGGTCCACGCTTATACGAGCCCGCACCTCGTGCGCTTCAACGAGCGGATCAGGCTGGGCGGCGATCTCATCGACGACGCCGCGCTCGCCCCCTTGCTCGAGGAGGTGCTGGACACGGCCGAACAGGCAGGTGTGGCACCCAGCTTTTTCGAAGCGACGACAGCTGCCGCGTTCCTGGCTTTTTCGCGGCAGCCGTCAGACGCGCTGCTGCTCGAGGTCGGCATGGGCGGACGGTTGGACGCGACCAATCTGGTCTCGGCGCCGGTGGCGACTGGCATCGCCGCCATCGGGCGCGATCACCAACGCTTTCTCGGTAATGAGCTCACCGCGATTGCCAGCGAGAAAGCCGGGATCGCCAAGAAGGGCGTGCCGCTCGTCGTGCAGGCTCAGGCTGATGGTGCTGTCGTGGCACGCATTGCCGAGATCGCCCATCAGAAAGGCTCTCGTCTGCTCCTGCAGGGCCGTGACTGGAACGTTGCGCCGAGGGACGTGGGCGGATGGACATATACCGACCGGCACGGCGACCTTGCCCTACCCGATCCGAAACTTTCCGGTCGGCATCAGCTCGACAATGCGGGGCTCGCCATTGCGATGCTTCGCCATGCGGACGGATTCGACCTGCCCGACGCCGCCTTCGAGGCCGCGATGGGCTGGGCAGAATGGCCGGCGCGGTTGCAGCGGATCGGGCAGGGTCGCCTACGCGAGCAGCTTGGCGATGTGACGCTGCTACTCGATGGCGCGCACAATCCGGAGGCCGCGCAGGCGGTGGCCCGCGCCGTCACCGGCAAAGTGCATCTCGTCATGGGACTGCTCGCCAATCGCGACCCGATGGCCTTGCTCACGCCATTCGCGCGTCGACTACAGAGCTTCACCGCCCTGCCTGTCACCGGCCATGAACATCACGACCCGCAAGCGCTCGCCGCAATGGTCGATGGCACCGACAGCAAGGCAGTGCCCGACTTTGCCGCAGCCTTCAAACGGCTCGCATCGATTGTGCAGCCCGGCGACACCGTGCTCGTCATGGGCTCGCTTTATCTGGCGGGCCGTTTCCTCGACGAAAACGGTACGCCGCCTAACTAG
- a CDS encoding AmpG family muropeptide MFS transporter — MATAAAKKGGFFSGLAPYFRPMPLTAGLIGISSGFPLTLLLATMTYWLSKVGIEKSTIGFAIGLTTPYTLKFLWAPLVDKVPLPILTKAFGQRRAWLYFIQALLFMALWQLGASNPSNGNLGTFAFWAIVVAFLSATQDIIIDAYRIEILSDEELPYGTAMNQFGYRFGNLLAGAGTIYLASQEGAGFGWAVAYGLTGFLVLPAAIAALLAGPGRYVDRAKELAGRTVGQWLKETVWMPFKEFLSRRGAVLILLFVLIYKVGDAMGQVMLGPMIDELGFSDTDYIAANKLVGFWALIAGAAVSAPFIYWLGMGKALFVSGVFMMITNFLFAILASMGDNVFMLGLAVGFENFSSGLGLTVFVTYLSGLSSLAYTATQFALLSSFAAVGRTWLAAPAGYLAEGLGWVWFWIATMLVAIPGLILLGIMWRKGFVVESVRQPGVDGEEAVEEVVPASEPEADLKPKG; from the coding sequence ATGGCGACAGCGGCAGCGAAGAAGGGCGGATTTTTCTCGGGGCTTGCGCCTTACTTCCGGCCGATGCCGCTGACGGCGGGCCTGATCGGCATTTCCTCGGGTTTCCCGCTGACCTTGCTGCTTGCCACCATGACCTATTGGCTGTCGAAGGTCGGGATCGAGAAATCGACCATCGGCTTCGCCATCGGCCTCACCACCCCCTACACGCTCAAATTCCTCTGGGCTCCCTTGGTCGACAAGGTGCCGCTACCCATCCTCACCAAGGCGTTCGGACAGCGCCGCGCATGGCTCTATTTCATTCAGGCTTTGCTCTTCATGGCGCTGTGGCAGTTGGGTGCCTCCAACCCCAGCAATGGCAATCTCGGCACGTTCGCCTTCTGGGCGATCGTCGTCGCCTTCCTGTCGGCGACGCAAGATATCATCATCGATGCCTATCGCATCGAGATCCTGTCCGATGAGGAGCTGCCCTACGGCACCGCGATGAACCAGTTCGGCTATCGCTTCGGCAACCTGCTGGCCGGCGCGGGCACCATCTACCTGGCCAGCCAGGAAGGCGCGGGCTTCGGTTGGGCGGTTGCCTACGGCCTTACTGGTTTCCTCGTCCTGCCGGCAGCCATCGCTGCCTTGCTTGCGGGCCCCGGCCGCTATGTCGATCGCGCCAAGGAGCTCGCCGGTCGCACCGTTGGCCAATGGCTCAAGGAAACAGTGTGGATGCCCTTCAAGGAATTCCTCTCGCGCCGCGGCGCCGTCCTCATCCTGCTCTTCGTCCTCATCTACAAGGTGGGCGATGCGATGGGGCAGGTGATGCTCGGCCCGATGATCGACGAATTGGGCTTTTCCGACACCGACTATATCGCCGCCAACAAGCTGGTCGGTTTCTGGGCGCTGATTGCCGGCGCCGCCGTATCCGCGCCCTTCATCTACTGGCTCGGCATGGGCAAGGCGCTGTTCGTCAGCGGCGTCTTCATGATGATCACCAACTTCCTGTTCGCGATCCTCGCGTCGATGGGCGACAATGTCTTCATGCTCGGCCTCGCGGTCGGGTTTGAGAACTTCTCCTCGGGTCTCGGCCTCACCGTGTTCGTGACCTATTTGTCGGGCCTGTCGAGCCTTGCCTATACCGCAACGCAATTCGCGCTTTTGTCGAGCTTTGCCGCTGTCGGCCGCACCTGGCTCGCCGCGCCCGCCGGCTATCTCGCCGAAGGTCTCGGCTGGGTGTGGTTCTGGATCGCGACCATGCTCGTCGCCATTCCCGGCCTCATCCTGCTTGGCATCATGTGGAGGAAGGGCTTCGTCGTCGAAAGCGTGCGCCAGCCGGGCGTGGACGGTGAAGAAGCGGTCGAGGAAGTCGTGCCGGCATCCGAGCCGGAAGCCGACCTCAAACCCAAGGGCTAG
- a CDS encoding response regulator, giving the protein MFGKKKRLIQRILVVEDEPLTAFDNEQRLEQLGYEVVGTRDTYEDARRDIEFEQIDLVLADIQLSGTKSGIDVAEAAKARGIPVLFATGNPPSECAIYAVGALVKPYTDKQLKEAIQVVEKVLEGDRVDAPKGLKLYA; this is encoded by the coding sequence CTGTTCGGAAAGAAAAAGCGACTGATCCAGCGTATCCTCGTCGTCGAGGACGAGCCGCTGACCGCGTTCGATAACGAGCAGCGGCTGGAGCAGCTCGGTTATGAAGTGGTGGGCACGCGCGACACCTATGAGGATGCGCGCCGCGACATCGAATTCGAACAGATCGACCTTGTCCTCGCCGATATCCAGCTGTCCGGGACCAAGAGCGGGATCGATGTTGCCGAGGCCGCCAAGGCACGCGGCATTCCCGTCCTGTTCGCCACCGGCAACCCGCCCAGCGAATGCGCCATCTATGCCGTCGGTGCACTGGTCAAACCCTATACCGACAAGCAGCTGAAGGAAGCGATTCAGGTCGTCGAGAAAGTGCTCGAGGGCGACCGGGTCGATGCGCCCAAGGGCCTTAAACTCTACGCCTGA
- a CDS encoding pseudouridine synthase: protein MTSKDKRQNPRRGSSNSAPKRNKSGGAPRRAAKGQPPAREEQRIAKLLARAGVASRREVERMIGEGRIAIDGEVLETPATLVKNLRGVTVDGKPVSPTEQTRLFAFYKPRGCLTAERDPKGRRTIYDALPKGPNIPRLMPVGRLDYNTEGLLLLTNDGEFKRQLELPATGVPRTYRARAFGRVQQEQLEALAEGVEIEGIRYGSIDANLERSKGDNQWIQMTLTEGKNREVRRVLEYLGMEVSRLIRVAYGPFTTEGLVRGQLGEVDRDTIREFRASL from the coding sequence ATGACGTCAAAAGACAAGCGCCAGAACCCGCGTCGAGGTTCCTCCAATTCGGCCCCGAAACGGAATAAAAGTGGTGGGGCCCCGCGCCGCGCCGCCAAGGGCCAGCCGCCCGCGCGCGAGGAACAGCGCATCGCCAAGCTGCTCGCCCGCGCCGGGGTCGCCTCGCGCCGCGAGGTCGAACGCATGATCGGCGAAGGCCGGATCGCCATCGATGGCGAGGTTTTGGAGACACCTGCCACCCTCGTGAAAAACCTGCGCGGCGTGACCGTCGACGGTAAGCCCGTCAGCCCGACTGAACAGACGCGCCTGTTCGCCTTCTACAAACCGCGCGGTTGCCTCACGGCCGAGCGCGACCCCAAGGGCCGCCGTACCATCTACGACGCGCTGCCCAAGGGCCCCAACATTCCCCGCCTGATGCCAGTCGGGCGATTGGATTATAATACCGAGGGCCTCTTGCTGCTGACCAATGATGGCGAGTTCAAGCGCCAGCTCGAGCTGCCTGCAACCGGCGTCCCGCGTACCTATCGCGCGCGTGCCTTCGGGCGGGTCCAGCAGGAGCAATTGGAAGCGCTGGCCGAAGGTGTCGAGATCGAGGGCATTCGCTATGGCTCGATCGATGCCAATCTCGAGCGTTCCAAGGGCGACAATCAGTGGATCCAGATGACCCTGACCGAGGGCAAGAATCGCGAAGTGCGCCGCGTCCTCGAATATCTCGGCATGGAAGTGTCGCGCCTCATCCGCGTCGCCTACGGCCCCTTCACGACTGAAGGCCTCGTCCGCGGGCAGTTGGGCGAAGTCGACCGCGACACGATCCGCGAGTTCCGGGCCAGCCTGTGA
- the rsmD gene encoding 16S rRNA (guanine(966)-N(2))-methyltransferase RsmD: protein MRVIAGQHRGRPLVAPAGLATRPTADRARETLFSMLTSRIGAFGELHVADLFAGSGALGIEALSRGAAHAHFVDQDVAARRAIETNLDTLQLADRASIAGGSALALPPPTRPYDVIFADPPYAPGSGDAVVDAVAKANWLAPGGWMAIETDAKESVAPGPFALAKDRKVGRARLTLLFLAP, encoded by the coding sequence GTGAGGGTCATTGCCGGCCAGCATCGCGGTCGTCCGCTGGTCGCGCCCGCAGGGCTGGCGACGCGGCCTACCGCCGACCGGGCGCGCGAGACGCTCTTCTCGATGCTCACCAGCAGGATCGGTGCGTTCGGCGAACTGCATGTCGCCGACCTGTTCGCCGGCTCGGGCGCGCTCGGCATCGAAGCTTTGTCGCGCGGGGCTGCCCATGCGCATTTCGTCGACCAGGATGTCGCGGCGCGTAGGGCGATCGAGACCAATCTCGATACGCTCCAGCTCGCCGACCGTGCGAGCATTGCGGGCGGCTCCGCGCTCGCGCTGCCGCCCCCGACCCGTCCCTATGATGTGATCTTTGCCGACCCGCCTTATGCGCCGGGAAGCGGCGATGCGGTGGTGGACGCGGTTGCCAAGGCAAACTGGCTCGCGCCGGGCGGCTGGATGGCGATCGAGACCGACGCGAAAGAGAGCGTCGCGCCAGGCCCCTTCGCGCTCGCCAAGGATCGCAAGGTGGGCCGCGCCCGGCTGACCTTACTCTTCCTCGCCCCCTGA
- a CDS encoding SOS response-associated peptidase, whose product MCNLYRMTASVDEMKALFGAFEGDRSNLPAQAEIYPKYEAPVLRREDGGLVLDRMSWGFPGPKAAGGRPVTNVRNLSSPFWRSALANPERRCLVPVTRFSEWSQKPDPETGRKVKHWFGLEGDGDPLFAFAGIWRPGDEASEGASYMAFLTCEPNALVGAVHPKAMPVMLHSEDYDQWLGGETEEATALAVPYPAEKMTQFA is encoded by the coding sequence ATGTGCAATCTTTATCGAATGACCGCGTCGGTGGACGAGATGAAGGCGCTGTTCGGCGCGTTCGAGGGCGACCGTTCAAACCTGCCTGCACAGGCGGAAATCTATCCGAAATATGAGGCGCCAGTGCTGCGCCGCGAAGACGGCGGGCTGGTGCTCGACCGGATGAGCTGGGGCTTTCCGGGCCCCAAGGCGGCGGGCGGGCGCCCGGTCACCAATGTGCGCAACCTTTCTTCCCCCTTCTGGCGTTCGGCCCTGGCCAATCCGGAGCGGCGTTGCCTGGTGCCGGTGACGCGCTTTTCGGAATGGAGCCAGAAGCCCGATCCGGAAACGGGACGCAAGGTGAAACACTGGTTTGGCCTCGAAGGCGATGGCGATCCCTTGTTCGCCTTTGCCGGCATCTGGCGACCCGGGGACGAGGCCAGCGAGGGCGCAAGCTATATGGCGTTCCTCACCTGCGAACCCAATGCATTGGTTGGCGCGGTGCATCCCAAGGCGATGCCCGTCATGCTCCACTCTGAAGATTACGACCAATGGCTGGGCGGGGAGACCGAGGAGGCGACAGCACTCGCGGTGCCCTATCCGGCCGAGAAAATGACCCAGTTCGCTTAA
- a CDS encoding DUF2794 domain-containing protein — translation MSVVTPFPSGQGGQVGFDRDEFMTILDLYGRMVAAGHWRDYAIRMDKDVAVFACFRRHAENPEIRIEKRPALRQRQGAYAVITEHGQVLKRGHDLKPVLAPLERRLMRLVRD, via the coding sequence ATGAGTGTCGTCACTCCATTCCCGAGCGGGCAGGGCGGCCAGGTCGGCTTCGACCGCGACGAATTCATGACCATCCTCGACCTTTATGGCCGGATGGTCGCGGCGGGCCACTGGCGCGATTATGCGATCCGCATGGACAAGGATGTGGCGGTCTTCGCCTGTTTTCGCCGCCATGCCGAAAACCCCGAAATCCGCATAGAAAAGCGCCCTGCGCTTCGTCAGCGGCAGGGCGCTTATGCGGTGATCACCGAACATGGTCAGGTGCTCAAACGGGGCCACGACCTCAAACCGGTCCTGGCCCCGCTCGAGCGCCGCCTCATGCGGCTGGTTCGGGACTAG
- the epsC gene encoding serine O-acetyltransferase EpsC, with product MAGGLIDYLDSVKARDPAARSRWEVFFYPGVLALGLHRLAHWLWSGGLHFLGRMVNHFSRALTAIDIHPGAKIGRHLFIDHGFTVIGETSEIGDNVTIYQCVTLGGTAPFNGIGGKRHPTLEDDVVIGSGAQILGPITIGRGARIGANSVVTKEVAPGATMVGPLARPVPTMADKAGEFMPYGTPCDELSDPLEKRLCQMEQELKKLRAEAKAAKAKAAPKSDEESRSA from the coding sequence TTGGCCGGCGGCCTTATCGACTATCTCGACAGTGTCAAAGCACGTGATCCCGCGGCGCGGAGCCGTTGGGAAGTGTTTTTCTATCCCGGCGTGCTGGCGCTCGGGCTGCACCGGCTTGCGCATTGGCTCTGGTCGGGCGGGCTCCATTTCCTCGGGCGCATGGTCAACCATTTTTCGCGCGCGCTAACCGCGATCGACATCCATCCGGGCGCCAAGATCGGGCGGCATCTGTTCATCGACCATGGCTTCACCGTGATCGGCGAGACCAGCGAGATTGGCGACAATGTCACCATCTACCAGTGCGTGACGCTGGGCGGGACCGCGCCCTTCAACGGCATTGGCGGCAAGCGCCACCCGACATTGGAGGACGATGTCGTGATCGGCTCGGGCGCGCAGATCCTCGGGCCAATCACCATCGGTCGCGGTGCGCGGATCGGGGCCAATTCGGTGGTTACCAAGGAAGTCGCGCCGGGCGCGACGATGGTCGGGCCGCTTGCCCGTCCGGTGCCGACCATGGCCGACAAGGCCGGCGAATTCATGCCTTACGGCACGCCCTGCGACGAACTGTCGGACCCGCTGGAGAAGCGGCTCTGCCAGATGGAGCAGGAATTGAAGAAGCTGCGCGCCGAGGCGAAAGCCGCCAAGGCCAAGGCAGCGCCCAAATCGGATGAGGAGAGCCGCTCGGCATGA
- a CDS encoding hydrogen peroxide-inducible genes activator: protein MTVHLPTVKQLQYLVALHEQGHFGRAAEQCFVTQSTLSAGIRELETLLDTVLVERTRRVVRFTALGEKIAAQARRVLRETEILAGYARAEGKPLTGELRMGVIPTIAPFLLPRLLPHLRKSYPDLKLYLREETSQASCEALHRGQLDCVLLALPYSCGEVETVKVAEDRLFIAYPKGEAPDLKAIPPALIEEGRLLMLEDGHCLKDHALAACNRPEIRASASMMGTSLHTLVQMVDNGLGVTFIPEMALAAGIIDHTGIEAKPLESEHGTRDIALAWRKNSPRGEEFRLMAEALSELAKELKRKA from the coding sequence ATGACGGTCCACCTGCCCACGGTGAAGCAGTTGCAATATCTCGTGGCTCTCCACGAGCAGGGCCATTTCGGCCGCGCCGCCGAGCAATGTTTCGTCACCCAGTCGACCCTGAGCGCCGGGATTCGCGAGCTGGAAACGCTGCTCGACACCGTCTTGGTCGAGCGCACCCGACGCGTCGTCCGCTTCACCGCACTTGGCGAGAAAATTGCCGCACAGGCCCGCCGCGTGTTGCGCGAAACCGAGATTTTGGCCGGCTATGCGCGCGCCGAGGGCAAGCCGCTGACGGGCGAACTGCGCATGGGGGTCATTCCCACCATCGCGCCCTTCCTGCTGCCACGCCTGCTGCCGCATTTGCGCAAGAGCTATCCCGACCTGAAGCTCTATCTGCGTGAGGAAACCAGCCAGGCAAGCTGCGAGGCGCTGCATCGCGGCCAGCTCGACTGCGTGCTTTTGGCGCTGCCTTATTCATGCGGCGAGGTCGAGACCGTGAAGGTCGCCGAAGACCGGCTGTTTATCGCCTATCCCAAGGGTGAAGCGCCCGACCTCAAGGCCATTCCGCCTGCCCTGATCGAGGAAGGCCGCCTGCTGATGCTCGAGGACGGGCATTGCCTCAAGGATCATGCGCTCGCCGCCTGCAATCGCCCCGAAATCCGCGCCTCGGCCTCGATGATGGGGACGAGCCTGCACACGCTTGTCCAAATGGTCGACAATGGGCTTGGCGTCACCTTCATTCCCGAAATGGCGCTGGCGGCGGGGATCATCGACCATACCGGGATCGAGGCCAAACCGCTGGAGAGCGAACATGGCACGCGCGACATCGCACTCGCCTGGCGCAAGAACAGCCCGCGCGGCGAAGAATTCCGCCTCATGGCCGAGGCCTTGTCGGAACTGGCGAAGGAATTGAAGCGCAAGGCCTAG
- the pgsA gene encoding CDP-diacylglycerol--glycerol-3-phosphate 3-phosphatidyltransferase, which produces MLTLPNILTLSRIFAVPILVWLLWEPSPLDYFITWVLYSLVGITDYIDGYLARAQGQISRLGQFLDPIADKIMVAAVIIMLIATRRVAEEPEPVIAGLTIIPALVILLREIIVSGLREFLGPLNVSVPVSRLAKWKTTLQMLALGALILAGAFPAQTWIHEVGIYSLWGAAALTLVTGYDYLRVGLKHMD; this is translated from the coding sequence ATGCTGACCCTCCCCAACATCCTGACCCTGTCGCGCATTTTCGCGGTGCCGATCCTCGTCTGGCTATTGTGGGAGCCGAGCCCGCTCGATTATTTCATCACCTGGGTGCTCTACTCGCTCGTCGGCATCACCGATTATATCGATGGCTATCTCGCCCGTGCACAAGGCCAGATCAGCCGCCTCGGGCAATTTCTCGACCCCATCGCCGACAAGATCATGGTGGCGGCGGTCATCATCATGCTCATCGCGACCCGCCGCGTCGCCGAAGAGCCAGAACCGGTCATTGCCGGCCTGACGATCATCCCCGCTTTGGTGATCCTGCTGCGCGAAATCATCGTTTCCGGGCTGCGCGAATTTCTTGGCCCGCTCAACGTGTCGGTGCCGGTCAGCCGGCTCGCCAAGTGGAAGACGACGCTCCAGATGCTGGCGCTCGGCGCGCTGATCCTCGCCGGCGCTTTCCCGGCACAGACCTGGATCCACGAGGTCGGCATCTACAGCCTGTGGGGCGCTGCGGCGCTGACGCTGGTGACCGGCTATGACTATTTGCGGGTCGGCCTCAAGCATATGGACTAG
- a CDS encoding MFS transporter has protein sequence MKSSIGLMTKRRFAPLFTVQFLGAFNDNLFRTSMVLLVIFGIYDDPTREASLSAIAGGLFILPFVLFSAFAGSLADHMDKSLLIRRIKTAEILIMCVGALGLVLQSVPLLLLTLAATGLQSAFFGPIKYAIIPQHLEKDEVLGGTGMVQAGTYVAILCGTLLGGALLVRIDNGGMEAGQAAIGVLVVAALGRFAAQYLPPAPPQGEAAAEKPDWNIVRASVRVTREVMSNRIARLAIWAISIFWALGAVLLAQFPPLVKNGLGGDEGVATAFLAIFSVGVAGGSILVNRLLGGRISARFAPWAAIGMGVFVLDLYRRLQDWTPAAELLSIGQFLDLDGGWWVALDLFGLALMGGAYVVPLYAYLTTHVPPSLTARAIAVNNIVNSGLMVAGSLALTFAVQGGITIVDSLLGIVGVAFVAAYLGRRLDRAS, from the coding sequence ATGAAAAGTTCGATCGGCCTGATGACCAAGCGGCGTTTTGCGCCCCTGTTCACGGTCCAGTTCCTGGGCGCCTTCAACGACAATCTGTTCCGCACCTCGATGGTGCTGTTGGTCATTTTCGGCATCTACGACGACCCCACCCGCGAGGCGAGCCTGTCGGCGATTGCGGGCGGCCTCTTCATCCTGCCCTTCGTCTTGTTCAGCGCCTTTGCCGGCAGCCTTGCCGACCATATGGACAAGTCGCTGCTCATTCGCCGCATCAAGACCGCAGAAATCTTGATCATGTGCGTCGGCGCGCTCGGTCTCGTGCTGCAAAGCGTACCGCTCCTCCTGCTGACGCTCGCCGCGACGGGGCTGCAGTCGGCATTTTTCGGCCCGATCAAATATGCGATCATCCCGCAGCATCTCGAGAAGGACGAGGTGCTGGGCGGCACCGGCATGGTCCAAGCCGGCACTTATGTCGCGATCCTTTGCGGGACGTTGCTGGGCGGTGCGTTGCTGGTGCGCATCGACAATGGCGGCATGGAGGCCGGACAGGCCGCGATCGGCGTCTTGGTCGTTGCCGCGCTCGGCAGGTTTGCCGCGCAATATCTGCCCCCTGCCCCGCCGCAGGGTGAAGCGGCCGCCGAAAAACCCGACTGGAATATCGTGCGGGCCTCGGTGCGGGTCACGCGCGAGGTCATGTCCAACCGCATCGCACGCTTGGCCATTTGGGCGATCAGCATCTTCTGGGCATTGGGCGCGGTCCTGCTCGCGCAATTCCCGCCCCTGGTTAAAAATGGCTTGGGCGGCGACGAAGGCGTCGCGACAGCCTTTCTTGCCATTTTCTCGGTGGGCGTTGCGGGTGGCAGCATCCTCGTCAATCGCTTGCTCGGTGGCCGCATCAGCGCGCGCTTTGCACCGTGGGCCGCCATCGGCATGGGCGTGTTCGTACTCGACCTCTATCGACGCCTGCAGGATTGGACGCCCGCTGCCGAATTGCTGTCCATCGGGCAATTTCTCGACCTCGACGGCGGTTGGTGGGTTGCGCTGGACCTGTTCGGACTGGCCTTGATGGGCGGCGCCTATGTCGTGCCGCTCTATGCCTATCTCACGACCCATGTACCGCCCTCGCTCACCGCGCGGGCGATCGCAGTCAACAATATCGTCAATTCGGGCCTGATGGTCGCCGGTTCGCTCGCGCTCACCTTCGCGGTGCAGGGTGGCATCACCATCGTCGACAGCCTGCTCGGCATTGTCGGGGTGGCGTTTGTAGCAGCCTATCTCGGCCGGCGGCTCGACCGCGCCAGCTAG
- a CDS encoding putative bifunctional diguanylate cyclase/phosphodiesterase produces the protein MDAADQAPLRVSGASEGRAWRGLIVLCILIGAMGLFIWNGASLFIDLSRGIPEVTDDLTMAATALALNVALILFGWRYYVDLQHETMRREESEARALKQASTDGMTGLLNRKGFSEAAMKLAAEAKDGETEIAVISLQLNRFKMVNERHGFDAGDELLRRIAKAIEDTTGGRPVARVAGDEFAVIMVQRPGRRDTIDAFAKRLLELAGRPYEIDDKVIQVGAHVGIASAEIGEMKARDLLRRADIALAAGKAGRLARAVWFDEGMERELLAHSEIEQGIRYGIEAGQFIPYFEPQVDLTTGKVLGFEVLSRWDHPLAGMVGPSRFIPVAEEHNLIEALSEVVFKQAMKAALEWPDHVDLSINVAPSQLADSWLAQKLVRMLTETGFPAERLVVEITENSLFADLDLARSIVSSLKNQGIRIALDDFGTGYSSLSHLRALPFDVIKIDRSFVSSLSRDRESRAIVRAVSTLAEALDIPVTVEGVETAKTHAAVLEMGCRFGQGWYFGKAMSADQAEQLLRQPISLDESDRDTDDDVAANG, from the coding sequence ATGGACGCTGCGGATCAGGCACCCCTACGCGTATCGGGGGCAAGTGAAGGGCGCGCTTGGCGCGGCCTCATCGTCCTTTGCATCCTCATTGGCGCGATGGGCCTGTTCATCTGGAACGGCGCCTCGCTCTTCATCGATCTCAGCCGCGGCATTCCCGAGGTCACCGACGACCTCACCATGGCCGCCACCGCGCTGGCGCTCAACGTCGCGCTGATCCTCTTCGGTTGGCGCTATTATGTCGATCTTCAGCACGAGACGATGCGCCGCGAGGAAAGCGAAGCGCGTGCGCTCAAGCAAGCGTCGACCGACGGCATGACCGGCCTACTCAATCGCAAGGGTTTTTCCGAAGCGGCGATGAAGCTGGCTGCCGAGGCCAAGGATGGCGAGACCGAGATTGCGGTCATCTCGCTCCAGCTCAATCGCTTCAAGATGGTCAACGAACGCCATGGCTTCGATGCAGGTGACGAATTGCTGCGCCGCATCGCCAAGGCGATCGAGGACACGACCGGGGGCCGTCCCGTTGCGCGCGTCGCCGGTGACGAATTTGCGGTCATCATGGTCCAGCGCCCCGGTCGCCGCGATACGATCGACGCATTCGCCAAGAGGCTGCTCGAGCTCGCCGGGCGGCCCTACGAAATCGACGACAAGGTAATCCAGGTCGGGGCCCATGTCGGGATTGCCAGCGCCGAAATTGGCGAGATGAAAGCCCGCGACCTGCTGCGCCGCGCCGATATCGCGCTTGCCGCCGGCAAGGCTGGGCGCCTTGCTCGCGCCGTCTGGTTCGATGAGGGAATGGAGCGCGAATTGCTCGCCCATTCGGAGATCGAGCAGGGAATTCGCTACGGTATAGAGGCCGGGCAGTTCATTCCCTATTTCGAGCCGCAGGTGGATCTCACGACGGGCAAGGTGCTGGGGTTCGAAGTGCTCTCGCGCTGGGATCATCCCCTCGCCGGGATGGTCGGCCCGTCGCGCTTCATCCCGGTCGCCGAAGAGCATAATCTCATCGAGGCGTTGAGCGAGGTCGTATTCAAGCAGGCGATGAAGGCCGCGCTCGAATGGCCCGACCATGTCGACCTGTCGATCAATGTTGCTCCCTCGCAGCTCGCGGACAGCTGGCTCGCCCAGAAACTGGTGCGCATGCTGACCGAAACGGGCTTTCCGGCCGAACGGCTTGTGGTCGAAATCACCGAAAATTCGCTGTTCGCCGACCTCGATCTGGCGCGCAGCATCGTCAGCAGTCTCAAGAATCAGGGCATCCGCATCGCGCTCGATGATTTCGGGACAGGCTATTCCTCGCTCTCGCACCTGCGGGCGCTGCCCTTCGACGTCATCAAGATCGACCGCAGCTTCGTCTCGTCGCTATCCCGCGACCGCGAAAGCCGCGCCATCGTCCGCGCCGTCTCGACGCTCGCCGAGGCGCTCGACATTCCGGTCACCGTCGAAGGCGTCGAAACCGCCAAGACCCATGCCGCCGTACTCGAAATGGGCTGCCGCTTCGGGCAGGGCTGGTATTTCGGCAAGGCGATGTCGGCGGACCAGGCAGAACAGCTGCTGCGTCAGCCGATTTCGCTCGATGAGAGCGACCGCGATACGGACGACGACGTCGCCGCCAACGGCTAA